One genomic window of Bradyrhizobium sp. CCGE-LA001 includes the following:
- a CDS encoding metallophosphoesterase, with product MAEKPLDDTKTYPHMAHWFDPVLLLKLLNNVVVSSLFGQYADRRLIIAALDTVSPEEHTKRAKDFRSRLTTDKDGAVWIDWVADLGDGFDSTYAVASLLARKELKIGEVALPRGEALIMGGDEVYPKASREAYMNQLRQPYAWAAPDHDRKDDNGRPVLAIPGNHDWYDGLVLFLAYFCKEKPWHLGAWRSYQRRSYFAVQITETWWLWATDIQLADDMDQPQADYFKQIARSMPENSKIILCSAEPGWLYTDSNRKSWEIMEYAAGIALNAGRGHTIPVLLSGDTHHYSRYVGKDDRQYVTSGGGGAFLHPTHQLEQDVAVGFVDHREALKLGAISDHTDAKKSTAAAYPSFSTSKWLTLKNVLFAFTNWDFSLLMGAIYFLLSVLVSLRDRPDVYALIAAVFGASLIGYTIKQEVSTRFKIWFSSAIHAAAHVVVLIGAARYAIAFNNENFAWSGEWWEVWKWFGLLATEMVPVGFLIGSTLFGLNMLITCLLFRMNRNDAFSSLRIGAYNNFLRFRLTEDGFDMFVVGLESVPRRDDWVANPKHDKSKPNPEVPVFIPKVELKPHLIEKVQVRFPPRQPASAV from the coding sequence ATGGCCGAAAAGCCGTTAGACGATACGAAGACCTATCCGCATATGGCGCACTGGTTCGATCCGGTGCTGCTGCTCAAGCTCTTGAATAATGTCGTCGTATCGTCATTGTTCGGTCAATATGCGGACCGGCGGTTGATCATCGCTGCTCTCGATACTGTTTCGCCGGAAGAGCACACCAAAAGAGCGAAGGACTTCCGATCCCGTCTGACTACAGACAAGGACGGCGCCGTCTGGATCGACTGGGTCGCCGATCTCGGCGATGGCTTCGACAGCACGTATGCCGTGGCGAGCCTGCTCGCGCGCAAAGAGCTGAAGATAGGCGAGGTTGCGCTGCCCCGAGGCGAGGCGCTGATCATGGGCGGTGATGAGGTCTATCCGAAGGCGAGCCGAGAGGCCTACATGAACCAGCTTCGCCAGCCCTACGCCTGGGCTGCGCCCGACCACGACAGGAAAGACGACAATGGCCGGCCAGTGCTCGCGATCCCCGGCAACCATGACTGGTACGACGGACTGGTTCTTTTCCTTGCTTATTTCTGCAAGGAAAAGCCGTGGCATCTCGGGGCGTGGCGTTCCTATCAGCGCCGAAGCTACTTCGCGGTCCAGATTACCGAGACCTGGTGGCTGTGGGCGACTGACATCCAACTCGCCGACGATATGGATCAGCCACAGGCCGACTACTTCAAGCAAATCGCCAGAAGTATGCCGGAGAACTCGAAGATTATCCTGTGCAGCGCCGAGCCCGGCTGGCTGTACACCGACAGCAACCGTAAATCATGGGAAATCATGGAGTACGCGGCGGGCATTGCGCTGAACGCCGGGCGCGGTCACACGATTCCGGTGCTGCTGTCCGGCGACACCCACCATTACAGCCGCTACGTCGGCAAGGACGACCGGCAGTACGTCACGTCGGGTGGAGGAGGGGCCTTCCTGCATCCGACGCACCAGCTCGAACAGGACGTTGCGGTGGGCTTCGTTGATCACCGTGAGGCGCTGAAGCTTGGGGCGATATCAGATCATACGGATGCCAAGAAGAGCACCGCGGCGGCATACCCTTCGTTCTCGACAAGTAAATGGCTGACGCTGAAAAACGTCTTGTTCGCTTTTACGAATTGGGACTTCTCGCTCCTGATGGGCGCGATCTACTTCCTGCTCTCCGTCCTAGTCTCGCTGCGTGACCGCCCCGACGTCTACGCGTTGATAGCTGCGGTTTTTGGAGCGTCCCTGATCGGGTACACGATCAAGCAGGAGGTCTCGACCAGGTTCAAGATCTGGTTCTCAAGTGCCATCCATGCGGCTGCGCATGTCGTCGTCCTCATCGGCGCTGCGCGATATGCGATCGCATTCAACAACGAGAATTTTGCTTGGAGTGGAGAGTGGTGGGAGGTGTGGAAGTGGTTCGGCCTTCTCGCCACCGAGATGGTACCGGTCGGTTTTCTGATCGGGAGCACGCTGTTCGGTTTGAATATGCTCATCACCTGCCTATTGTTTAGGATGAACAGGAATGATGCATTCAGTTCGCTTCGTATCGGCGCGTACAATAACTTCCTGCGCTTCCGGCTGACGGAAGACGGTTTTGACATGTTTGTTGTTGGGCTTGAGAGCGTCCCGCGTCGGGACGACTGGGTCGCCAATCCCAAACACGACAAAAGCAAGCCGAATCCAGAGGTCCCGGTGTTTATTCCGAAGGTTGAACTCAAACCGCACCTCATCGAAAAGGTTCAGGTCAGATTTCCGCCAAGGCAGCCTGCCTCGGCC